The Candidatus Nomurabacteria bacterium genome has a segment encoding these proteins:
- the mutM gene encoding DNA-formamidopyrimidine glycosylase — protein sequence MPELPEVTTTVLGLNKTVKGKTIKDVWTEYKSSYKPHKNTIKDPKYFLEFKKKIVGKKILGAERIGKNILIHLSSKESILIHMKMTGHLMYGEYVFDKKKKSWSPEKKSPAPLHDPYNRFIRLVFTLSDGKELVLCDSRKFAKVVLLDDKITNEKHIGFIGLDPLDPKLSLETFIERVSRKKSTKIKTALLDQTLISGIGNIYSDEALFLSGISPKRIVREIKKEEWKKLFQNTKKVLEKGIDFGGDSTSDYRNIYGEPGKFQHKHNVYRRKGERCSKKGCSGVIIREVIGGRSSHFCPKHQK from the coding sequence AAACAATAAAAGATGTTTGGACAGAATACAAAAGTTCTTACAAACCACACAAAAACACAATAAAAGATCCAAAATATTTTCTAGAGTTCAAGAAAAAAATAGTCGGCAAGAAAATCCTAGGCGCAGAAAGGATTGGAAAAAACATACTTATACACCTTTCTAGTAAAGAAAGCATATTGATACACATGAAAATGACTGGTCACCTTATGTATGGTGAGTACGTTTTTGATAAGAAGAAAAAATCATGGTCACCTGAGAAGAAAAGTCCTGCCCCGCTACATGACCCATATAATAGATTTATAAGACTTGTTTTTACTTTGTCTGATGGCAAAGAATTGGTTCTTTGTGACTCCCGAAAATTTGCAAAAGTAGTTTTACTCGATGACAAAATCACAAACGAAAAACACATAGGATTTATAGGATTAGATCCGCTAGACCCAAAACTTTCCCTAGAAACATTTATAGAGCGTGTTTCAAGAAAGAAGAGTACAAAAATAAAAACAGCTCTTTTGGATCAAACACTTATCTCTGGTATAGGAAATATATATTCGGACGAAGCGCTTTTTCTGTCTGGAATATCACCTAAAAGGATTGTGAGGGAAATAAAAAAAGAAGAGTGGAAGAAACTTTTCCAAAACACAAAAAAGGTTCTAGAGAAAGGTATAGATTTCGGTGGAGATTCTACGAGTGATTACAGAAACATCTATGGAGAACCTGGAAAATTCCAACATAAACACAATGTATATAGAAGAAAGGGAGAGCGTTGTAGTAAAAAGGGTTGCAGTGGTGTTATTATAAGAGAAGTTATAGGCGGCAGAAGCTCCCACTTCTGTCCAAAACATCAAAAATAG
- a CDS encoding TrmH family RNA methyltransferase, with protein sequence MKQYTKILILENIRSAQNVGSIFRSSDAVGIDKIYIAGITPDPVDRFGRYRKDISKASLGAEKSIPWEHVASSSDIVKKLKEDGFKVASLEQDERSIDYKSFDAPEKIAIVLGSEVDGVSKEVLNISDVILEIPMKGEKESLNVSVAGGVLLFRLFDK encoded by the coding sequence GTGAAACAATATACTAAAATCTTAATTCTAGAAAATATAAGAAGTGCCCAAAATGTCGGGTCTATTTTTAGATCTTCTGATGCCGTAGGTATAGATAAGATATATATAGCTGGCATCACACCAGATCCAGTAGATAGATTTGGTAGATATAGAAAAGACATCTCAAAAGCTTCACTCGGCGCTGAAAAAAGTATTCCTTGGGAGCATGTGGCTAGTTCTTCGGATATTGTAAAAAAGTTAAAAGAAGATGGTTTCAAGGTGGCCTCTCTTGAACAAGACGAAAGGTCAATTGATTACAAGTCTTTTGATGCTCCAGAAAAAATAGCAATAGTTTTGGGGAGCGAAGTGGATGGTGTTTCAAAAGAAGTTTTAAATATTTCTGATGTCATACTGGAAATACCAATGAAAGGAGAAAAAGAATCTCTCAATGTTTCTGTTGCGGGAGGAGTTTTGCTTTTCAGACTTTTCGATAAATAG
- a CDS encoding disulfide bond formation protein B has protein sequence MSFEEVNILNNIIAIGIIILGISSLLLSLELFGIKILPKKIKSFMTKNLLWIGFSVSLGAMAFSMIYSTVVGYPPCDLCWYQRIFMYPLVFIFGMMALKKEYESRGLWVLGRNLSFVGITIAIYQNLITWFDVSSICSSGSDCTKLLVNSFGFVTIPLMSFVGFLFLIVLFYWNKNFRSSLG, from the coding sequence ATGTCTTTTGAAGAAGTAAATATATTGAATAACATCATAGCTATCGGGATAATAATTCTCGGTATTTCTTCCCTACTGCTATCGCTTGAACTTTTTGGAATAAAAATACTACCTAAAAAAATAAAAAGTTTTATGACAAAAAATCTTCTTTGGATTGGTTTTTCTGTTTCTCTTGGCGCTATGGCTTTCTCTATGATTTATTCTACAGTAGTAGGGTATCCACCATGTGACCTTTGTTGGTATCAGAGAATATTTATGTACCCACTTGTTTTTATTTTTGGAATGATGGCACTCAAAAAAGAATACGAGAGCCGAGGACTGTGGGTTCTTGGAAGAAACCTATCTTTTGTTGGTATAACAATAGCTATATACCAAAACCTTATAACGTGGTTCGATGTTTCTAGTATATGTTCTTCTGGCTCTGATTGTACAAAACTTCTAGTAAACTCGTTTGGTTTTGTAACAATCCCCCTTATGTCCTTTGTGGGATTTCTCTTTTTGATTGTTTTGTTTTACTGGAATAAAAATTTTAGATCCTCTCTAGGATAA
- a CDS encoding isoprenylcysteine carboxylmethyltransferase family protein, which produces MGELEKQKAGVHYALSYSYTSFYFGMILGIVLHLFFKYPIFENNSYPDVGFFLILIGTIFVFWAQNTTRGSKDERSDNNQTVMDFYKGPYKFSRSPTHLGLLFMIVGVALLINSLFILVTIFLSFLVSQTIFLDKQDEYLEKKYGESYRQYREKVRRWF; this is translated from the coding sequence ATGGGAGAACTAGAAAAACAAAAAGCTGGCGTTCACTACGCACTATCATACTCTTACACCTCTTTTTATTTTGGGATGATTTTGGGTATAGTTCTACACCTTTTCTTCAAATATCCTATTTTTGAAAATAATTCTTATCCAGATGTTGGGTTTTTTCTGATACTAATCGGTACGATATTTGTATTTTGGGCACAGAACACAACAAGAGGGAGTAAAGACGAGAGAAGCGACAATAATCAGACTGTTATGGATTTCTATAAAGGGCCATATAAATTTTCTAGGAGTCCAACCCACCTTGGTCTACTTTTTATGATTGTCGGAGTAGCACTACTCATAAACTCACTATTTATATTAGTTACTATATTCCTTTCTTTTCTTGTTTCTCAAACTATTTTTCTAGACAAGCAGGATGAGTATTTGGAAAAAAAATACGGAGAATCATATAGACAGTACAGAGAAAAGGTTAGAAGGTGGTTTTAG
- the tsaE gene encoding tRNA (adenosine(37)-N6)-threonylcarbamoyltransferase complex ATPase subunit type 1 TsaE, with amino-acid sequence MEYSLDEIKSVAESLIKKAIEKKIDGFATILLLEGELGAGKTTLVQNIGKVFGIEEKIASPTFVIQKRYEIKNSSYELDTMVHMDAYRLAEEKNLEVLDFGKIMKNEKNFVVIEWPELIKEHLPESALWIRLEIKGENEREIVFK; translated from the coding sequence ATGGAATATAGTTTAGATGAAATAAAATCTGTAGCAGAAAGTTTGATAAAAAAAGCTATAGAGAAAAAAATAGATGGTTTTGCAACAATACTTCTTCTAGAAGGAGAACTCGGCGCCGGTAAAACTACCCTTGTTCAAAATATAGGCAAAGTTTTTGGTATAGAAGAAAAGATCGCCTCACCGACATTTGTTATACAAAAAAGATATGAGATAAAAAATTCTTCTTATGAACTAGACACCATGGTTCACATGGATGCATATAGACTCGCAGAAGAAAAAAACCTAGAGGTTCTAGACTTTGGCAAGATTATGAAAAACGAAAAGAATTTTGTTGTTATAGAGTGGCCAGAACTTATAAAAGAGCATCTTCCAGAGAGTGCACTATGGATAAGGCTAGAAATAAAGGGTGAAAACGAAAGGGAAATAGTGTTCAAATAA